The Pseudomonas kermanshahensis genome includes a window with the following:
- a CDS encoding ZIP family metal transporter, producing the protein MPPAHSETATPPSLLSAWRQQVLTTPWLSAGLGLSLLAVIVLLAASLWNAVNGDHADNLHLALLGGLSGFGATALGAVLAVVLRDVSARTQDVMLGFAAGMMLAASSFSLILPGLDAAREITGNGPAAAFTVVLGMGLGVLLMLGLDRFTPHEHESTGPCGPEAERINRVWLFVLAITLHNLPEGMAIGVSFANGDMNIGLPLTSAIAIQDIPEGLAVALALRATGLSNMKAALVAVGSGLMEPLGAVIGLGISTGFALAYPISMGLAAGAMIFVVSHEVIPETHRNGHQTAATLGLMGGFGVMMFLDTALG; encoded by the coding sequence ATGCCCCCAGCCCATTCCGAAACTGCCACCCCACCCTCGCTGCTGAGCGCCTGGCGGCAACAGGTGCTGACGACCCCCTGGCTTAGCGCCGGCCTGGGGTTGAGCCTGCTGGCGGTGATCGTGCTATTGGCGGCAAGCCTGTGGAACGCGGTCAACGGCGACCATGCCGATAACCTGCACCTGGCGCTGCTGGGCGGTTTGTCCGGCTTTGGCGCCACGGCCCTGGGCGCGGTACTGGCGGTGGTGCTGCGTGATGTGAGTGCGCGCACCCAGGATGTGATGCTCGGCTTTGCCGCCGGCATGATGCTGGCCGCCAGTTCGTTTTCGTTGATTCTGCCGGGCCTGGATGCCGCCCGCGAGATCACCGGCAACGGCCCGGCGGCGGCGTTTACCGTGGTGCTGGGCATGGGCCTTGGGGTACTGCTGATGCTGGGCCTGGACCGCTTCACCCCACACGAGCACGAGAGCACTGGCCCTTGCGGCCCGGAGGCAGAGCGCATCAACCGGGTGTGGCTGTTCGTGTTGGCGATTACCCTGCACAACCTGCCCGAAGGCATGGCGATTGGGGTCAGTTTCGCCAATGGCGACATGAACATCGGCCTGCCGCTGACCAGCGCGATCGCCATCCAAGACATCCCTGAAGGCCTTGCCGTGGCCTTGGCGTTGCGTGCCACGGGGCTGTCGAACATGAAGGCGGCGTTGGTGGCGGTGGGTTCAGGGCTGATGGAGCCGCTGGGTGCGGTGATCGGCCTGGGGATTTCCACCGGTTTTGCCTTGGCCTACCCGATAAGCATGGGGTTGGCGGCGGGGGCGATGATTTTTGTGGTGTCCCACGAGGTGATTCCCGAGACCCATCGCAATGGCCACCAGACGGCGGCGACCCTGGGGTTGATGGGTGGGTTTGGGGTGATGATGTTTCTGGATACAGCGCTGGGCTGA
- a CDS encoding PLDc N-terminal domain-containing protein has protein sequence MGSTFNSLVGLIILALDIWAILNVIKSGSEVGIKVLWILLIALLPVIGLVIWAIAGPRGNVRI, from the coding sequence ATGGGGTCTACATTCAATAGCTTGGTTGGCCTGATCATTCTGGCCCTGGATATCTGGGCGATCCTCAATGTGATCAAAAGTGGCAGCGAAGTGGGCATCAAGGTGCTGTGGATTCTGCTGATCGCGCTGCTGCCGGTGATAGGGCTGGTGATTTGGGCAATTGCCGGGCCCAGGGGCAATGTGCGGATCTGA
- a CDS encoding LTA synthase family protein, whose amino-acid sequence MANTDALKQGARASFAPTLKSHLAYTLLSGLVIMLMLSLVRLALLVYNSDMIGDTPYATVAEGFLNGLRFDLRVVVYISIPLLLAILSPWAMARRGVFRLWLTLASSVVMFLGLMEMDFYREFHQRLNGLVFQYIKEDPKTVMSMLWYGFPVVRYLLAWVIGTWLLSLLFKGIDRMTRGGQPTGATPQRSVAPWYNRLAVFMVILLVAVVAARGTLRQGPPMRWGDAFTTDSNFVNQLGLNGTLTLIDAAKSRFGEDRANIWKPVLDQPLATQTVREQLLTAHDTLVDADEAAIRRDFVPPADRTLPIKNVVVILMESFAGHSVGALGSPNNITPYFDKLAKEGLLFDRFFSNGTHTHQGMFATMACFPNLPGFEYLMQTPEGGHKLSGLPALLSARDYDDVYVYNGDFAWDNQSGFFGNQGMTTFIGRNDFVNPVFSDPTWGVSDQDMFDRGAEELAKHDGKKPIYALLQTLSNHTPYALPKDLPVAPVTGQGRLDEHLTAMRYSDWALGQFFEKARKEPYFKETLFVIVGDHGFGNHQQVTELDLGRFNVPLLLIAPGIQEKFGAVDHTVGTQVDIVPTIMGRLGGQTRHQCWGRDLLNLPEGDQGVGMIKPSGSEQIVGLVQGDRILIESKDMSPRMYRYQLGSEFKAELIESPDQPEMLKKLEAYIQTATKSLLDNTAGVVHGTPK is encoded by the coding sequence ATGGCTAACACGGATGCCTTGAAACAGGGCGCGCGAGCGTCGTTCGCGCCGACCCTGAAATCCCACCTGGCCTACACGCTGCTCAGCGGCCTGGTCATCATGCTGATGCTCAGCCTCGTGCGCCTGGCGCTGTTGGTCTACAACAGCGACATGATCGGCGATACCCCCTATGCGACTGTCGCTGAAGGCTTCCTGAACGGGTTGCGCTTCGACCTGCGGGTGGTGGTGTACATCAGCATTCCGCTGCTGTTGGCCATTCTCAGCCCTTGGGCCATGGCCCGGCGTGGCGTGTTCCGGCTGTGGCTGACCCTCGCCTCCAGCGTGGTGATGTTCCTCGGCCTGATGGAGATGGACTTCTACCGCGAGTTCCACCAGCGCCTCAACGGCCTGGTGTTCCAGTACATCAAGGAAGACCCCAAGACCGTCATGAGCATGCTCTGGTACGGCTTCCCGGTGGTCCGTTACCTGTTGGCCTGGGTCATTGGCACCTGGCTGCTGAGCCTGCTGTTCAAGGGCATCGACCGCATGACGCGCGGCGGCCAGCCGACCGGCGCCACCCCGCAGCGCAGCGTAGCGCCGTGGTACAACCGCCTGGCGGTGTTCATGGTGATCCTGCTGGTGGCCGTGGTCGCCGCCCGTGGCACCCTGCGCCAGGGCCCGCCGATGCGTTGGGGTGATGCCTTCACCACCGACTCCAATTTCGTCAACCAGCTGGGTCTGAACGGCACCCTGACGTTGATCGATGCCGCCAAGAGCCGCTTCGGCGAAGACCGCGCCAACATCTGGAAGCCGGTGCTGGACCAGCCGCTGGCCACGCAGACCGTGCGTGAGCAACTGCTGACCGCTCACGACACCCTGGTCGACGCCGACGAAGCGGCGATCCGCCGTGACTTCGTGCCACCGGCCGACCGTACCCTGCCGATCAAGAACGTCGTGGTGATCCTCATGGAGAGCTTCGCCGGCCACTCGGTGGGCGCCCTGGGCAGCCCTAACAACATCACCCCGTACTTCGACAAACTGGCCAAGGAAGGGTTGCTGTTCGACCGCTTCTTCTCCAACGGCACCCATACCCACCAGGGCATGTTCGCCACCATGGCCTGCTTCCCTAACCTGCCAGGCTTCGAATACCTGATGCAGACCCCGGAAGGCGGGCACAAGCTGTCGGGCCTGCCGGCACTGCTCAGCGCCCGCGATTACGACGACGTGTACGTCTACAACGGTGACTTCGCCTGGGACAACCAGTCCGGTTTCTTCGGCAACCAAGGCATGACCACGTTCATTGGCCGCAATGACTTCGTCAACCCGGTGTTCTCCGACCCGACCTGGGGTGTGTCCGACCAGGACATGTTCGACCGTGGCGCTGAGGAGCTGGCCAAGCACGACGGCAAGAAGCCGATCTATGCGCTGCTGCAGACCTTGTCCAACCACACGCCGTACGCGTTGCCCAAGGACCTGCCAGTGGCGCCTGTGACCGGCCAAGGCCGCCTGGACGAGCACCTGACGGCCATGCGTTATTCCGACTGGGCGTTGGGCCAGTTCTTCGAGAAGGCGCGCAAAGAGCCGTACTTCAAGGAGACCCTGTTCGTCATCGTCGGCGACCACGGCTTCGGCAACCACCAGCAGGTCACCGAGCTGGACCTGGGCCGCTTCAACGTACCGCTGCTGCTGATTGCCCCGGGCATCCAGGAGAAGTTCGGTGCGGTCGACCACACCGTCGGTACCCAGGTCGACATCGTGCCGACCATCATGGGCCGCCTGGGTGGCCAGACCCGCCATCAGTGCTGGGGCCGCGACCTGCTCAACCTGCCTGAGGGCGACCAGGGCGTGGGCATGATCAAGCCGTCGGGCAGCGAGCAGATCGTGGGTTTGGTGCAGGGTGACCGCATCCTCATCGAGTCCAAGGACATGAGCCCGCGCATGTACCGCTACCAGTTGGGCAGCGAGTTCAAGGCCGAGCTGATCGAAAGCCCGGACCAGCCGGAAATGCTGAAAAAACTTGAAGCGTACATCCAGACGGCGACCAAGAGCCTCTTGGACAACACCGCTGGCGTCGTGCACGGCACGCCGAAGTAA
- a CDS encoding ribonuclease E inhibitor RraB, with protein MSSQNDDISSNVLRQMKAGGFDFTRIHPIEFYAVFPDEAGARRAAGQFRGESLNAQVRERKDGAWHLELSKVMYATYGGIGDFEETFEQLVSPYGGEVEGWGVKQERLCA; from the coding sequence ATGAGCAGCCAGAACGACGATATCAGCAGCAATGTCCTGCGCCAGATGAAAGCTGGCGGTTTTGACTTCACCCGCATCCACCCTATCGAGTTCTACGCAGTATTCCCTGATGAAGCCGGCGCGCGACGGGCAGCCGGGCAATTTCGTGGCGAGTCCCTCAACGCCCAGGTACGCGAACGCAAAGACGGCGCCTGGCACCTTGAACTGAGCAAGGTCATGTATGCCACTTATGGAGGGATTGGCGACTTCGAAGAAACGTTCGAGCAACTCGTTTCACCGTACGGTGGCGAGGTGGAAGGATGGGGCGTCAAGCAAGAGCGACTGTGCGCCTGA
- a CDS encoding cytochrome c, translated as MRHCLALLALLLSLPLSAAQLHLELGDTSRQWSSAELLAHPQARDISIEQDVSYKRPMQYRAVPLAVLLQGVGVNDHLQAVALDGFAAEMPAAPLLQQGPARAWLAVEDPAKPWPALGNGKPSAGPFYLVWTAPQASGIRPEQWPFQIASIRRLASVEQRFPALLPDPKLPADNPVRQGFALFQQNCLACHRLNGAGDAQFGPDLNLPHNPTEYFQPAFLRKLIRDPQSLRTWPQAKMPGFTEAVLSEQELDALLAYLGHMAGRKP; from the coding sequence ATGCGCCACTGCCTTGCCCTACTCGCCCTGCTTTTGAGCCTGCCACTGTCGGCGGCGCAGCTGCACCTTGAGCTGGGCGACACCTCGCGCCAGTGGAGCAGCGCCGAGCTGCTTGCCCATCCGCAGGCGCGCGACATCAGCATCGAGCAGGACGTTTCCTATAAGCGCCCCATGCAGTATCGCGCGGTCCCCTTGGCTGTGCTGCTGCAGGGTGTGGGTGTGAACGACCACTTGCAAGCCGTGGCGCTGGATGGTTTTGCTGCCGAAATGCCTGCCGCGCCGCTGCTGCAGCAAGGGCCGGCGCGTGCCTGGCTGGCCGTCGAAGACCCGGCCAAGCCGTGGCCCGCGTTGGGCAACGGCAAGCCGAGCGCCGGGCCGTTTTACCTGGTCTGGACAGCACCGCAGGCCAGCGGCATCCGCCCAGAGCAGTGGCCGTTCCAGATCGCCAGCATCCGCCGCCTGGCTTCGGTGGAGCAACGTTTCCCGGCACTGCTGCCAGACCCGAAGCTCCCGGCCGATAACCCGGTGCGCCAGGGGTTTGCGTTGTTCCAGCAGAACTGCCTGGCCTGCCACCGCCTCAATGGCGCGGGTGATGCCCAATTTGGGCCAGACTTGAACCTGCCGCACAACCCTACCGAGTACTTCCAGCCGGCATTTTTGCGCAAGCTGATACGTGACCCGCAAAGCCTTCGAACGTGGCCGCAGGCGAAGATGCCGGGGTTTACAGAGGCGGTGCTCAGCGAGCAGGAGCTGGATGCGCTACTGGCTTATCTGGGGCATATGGCGGGGCGTAAGCCCTGA
- a CDS encoding amidotransferase, whose protein sequence is MSLRICILETDVLRPELTAQYHGYGRMFEQLFSRQPIAAEFRVYNVMNGDYPADDEVFDAYLVTGSKADSFGSDPWIQTLKAYLLKLYARGEKLLGVCFGHQLLALTLGGKAERAEKGWGVGIHRYSLAAHAPWMDPEVSELTLLISHQDQVTELPEGATVIASSDFCPNAAYHIRDQVLCFQGHPEFVHDYSRALLDARQTSLGDEVYHKAIASLATEHQGDLVGEWMLRFIGQSVSKDSVA, encoded by the coding sequence ATGTCGTTACGCATCTGCATCCTGGAAACCGATGTCCTGCGACCGGAGTTGACGGCGCAGTACCACGGCTATGGCAGGATGTTCGAGCAGCTGTTCTCGCGTCAGCCGATCGCCGCCGAGTTTCGCGTGTACAACGTGATGAACGGCGACTATCCCGCCGACGATGAAGTGTTCGATGCCTACCTTGTGACGGGCAGCAAGGCCGATTCGTTCGGTTCCGATCCCTGGATCCAGACGCTCAAGGCTTACTTGTTGAAACTCTACGCACGGGGCGAGAAGCTGCTGGGCGTGTGTTTTGGCCATCAGCTGCTGGCCTTGACCCTGGGTGGCAAGGCCGAGCGCGCCGAGAAGGGCTGGGGTGTGGGCATCCACCGTTATTCACTGGCGGCGCATGCGCCCTGGATGGACCCGGAGGTTTCCGAGCTGACCCTGCTGATCAGCCACCAGGACCAGGTCACCGAGCTGCCGGAAGGCGCGACCGTAATTGCCTCCAGCGACTTCTGCCCCAACGCCGCCTACCACATTCGTGACCAGGTGCTGTGCTTCCAGGGGCACCCAGAGTTCGTGCATGACTACTCCCGGGCGTTGCTGGATGCGCGGCAGACGTCGTTGGGGGATGAGGTGTACCACAAGGCCATTGCCAGCCTGGCCACCGAGCACCAGGGCGACCTGGTGGGCGAGTGGATGTTGCGGTTCATTGGGCAGTCGGTGAGTAAAGACAGCGTGGCGTGA
- a CDS encoding magnesium and cobalt transport protein CorA produces MGRVVASAVYSAGRKVTNISIDEGSEWARKPGHFVWIGLEEPNAEELANLQRQFNLHELAIEDALEKHSRPKLETFGDALFIVTYSPVRHEGKLEFIETHIFAGNGYIITCRNGHSKSYALVRQRCEARPLLLEHGEDFVLYALLDFVTENYQPVSEAIHGEIEELEQSVLGGSLQEDDIRRLHSLRRDILRLRRYVAPMLEVSEELQRLSFPFIDKNMRPYFRDVQIHVTRQMEDLVGIRDIASQTIEIGMLLESSRQSIVQRKFAAWAAILAFPTAIAGIYGMNFQNMPELAWQYGYFGVLGVIGLGCAGLYASFKKSGWL; encoded by the coding sequence ATGGGTCGAGTCGTGGCGTCGGCGGTGTACAGCGCCGGCAGAAAGGTCACTAACATCAGCATCGACGAAGGCAGCGAATGGGCGCGCAAGCCCGGCCACTTCGTCTGGATCGGCCTCGAAGAGCCCAACGCCGAGGAGCTGGCCAACCTGCAGCGGCAGTTCAACCTGCACGAGCTGGCCATTGAAGACGCGCTGGAAAAGCACAGCCGGCCCAAGCTTGAAACCTTCGGTGATGCGCTGTTCATCGTCACCTATTCGCCGGTACGTCATGAAGGCAAGCTGGAGTTCATCGAAACCCATATCTTTGCTGGCAATGGCTACATCATCACCTGCCGCAACGGCCACTCGAAATCCTACGCCCTGGTGCGCCAACGCTGCGAAGCACGGCCGCTGCTGCTGGAGCATGGCGAGGACTTCGTGCTGTATGCGCTGCTCGACTTCGTGACCGAGAACTACCAGCCGGTCAGCGAGGCGATCCATGGCGAAATTGAAGAACTGGAACAAAGCGTGCTGGGCGGTTCGCTGCAAGAGGATGACATCCGCCGGCTGCACAGCCTGCGGCGCGACATCTTGCGCCTGCGCCGGTACGTGGCGCCGATGCTGGAGGTGAGCGAAGAACTGCAGCGCCTGAGCTTTCCGTTCATCGACAAGAACATGCGACCGTATTTTCGCGATGTGCAGATTCATGTCACGCGGCAGATGGAAGACCTGGTCGGCATTCGCGATATCGCCAGCCAGACCATCGAGATCGGCATGTTGCTGGAGTCGTCGCGCCAAAGCATCGTGCAACGCAAGTTCGCGGCCTGGGCGGCGATTCTGGCCTTCCCCACGGCGATTGCCGGGATTTATGGGATGAACTTTCAGAACATGCCGGAGTTGGCGTGGCAGTACGGGTATTTTGGTGTGTTAGGGGTGATTGGGTTGGGGTGTGCGGGGTTGTATGCCAGCTTCAAGAAGTCGGGTTGGCTTTGA